In Salisediminibacterium beveridgei, one DNA window encodes the following:
- the tgt gene encoding tRNA guanosine(34) transglycosylase Tgt, translated as MSAVTYEHIKTCKQSGARLGKVHTPHGTFETPIFMPVGTLATVKTMSPEDLLGMNAQIILSNTYHLWLRPGEDIIKEAGGLHQFMNWHRPILTDSGGFQVFSLSDLRNITEEGVHFRNHLSGEKLFLSPEKAMRIQNDLGPDIMMAFDECPPYPAEHAYMKASVERTSRWAERCLEGHQRPQDQGLFGIIQGGEYEDLRRQSAEDLVSLDFPGYAIGGLSVGEPKDVMNQVLEFTTPFLPENKPRYLMGVGTADSLIDGAIRGIDMFDCVLPTRIARNGTLMTSEGRLVVRNAKFARDFRPLDENCDCYVCQNHSRAYIRHLIKANETLGLRLCSYHNLYFLLDLMEKVRGAIREDRLLDFREEFFEQYGFNKPNAKNF; from the coding sequence ATGAGTGCAGTAACCTATGAACATATCAAAACGTGTAAACAATCGGGAGCGCGGCTTGGCAAGGTCCATACACCGCATGGTACGTTTGAAACACCGATCTTTATGCCTGTGGGGACACTGGCCACAGTCAAGACCATGAGTCCGGAAGATCTTCTCGGCATGAACGCACAAATTATCTTGAGTAACACCTATCATCTTTGGCTCAGACCGGGCGAAGATATTATTAAAGAGGCTGGCGGCCTGCATCAATTCATGAACTGGCATCGCCCGATTCTGACAGATTCCGGTGGTTTTCAAGTATTCAGTCTCAGTGATCTGCGCAATATTACCGAAGAAGGAGTGCACTTTCGTAATCACCTGAGCGGTGAGAAACTGTTCCTCAGCCCTGAAAAGGCTATGCGCATTCAAAATGACCTGGGCCCGGACATCATGATGGCATTTGATGAATGTCCACCGTATCCTGCGGAACATGCCTATATGAAAGCGTCTGTTGAACGGACAAGCCGTTGGGCAGAGCGCTGCCTTGAGGGGCATCAGCGCCCTCAGGACCAAGGTTTGTTCGGGATAATCCAGGGGGGCGAATACGAAGATCTCCGGAGGCAGAGTGCAGAAGATTTGGTTTCTTTGGATTTTCCCGGGTACGCCATTGGCGGATTATCCGTAGGTGAACCGAAAGACGTCATGAATCAGGTCCTTGAATTCACGACGCCTTTCCTGCCGGAGAATAAGCCCCGTTACCTGATGGGTGTTGGAACTGCTGACTCTTTGATTGACGGAGCGATTCGCGGGATCGACATGTTCGATTGTGTATTGCCTACGCGTATTGCCCGGAATGGCACATTAATGACGAGCGAGGGGAGGCTGGTCGTGCGGAATGCCAAGTTCGCCAGAGATTTCCGTCCGCTTGACGAGAACTGCGACTGCTATGTTTGTCAGAACCATTCGAGAGCGTATATCCGGCATCTGATCAAGGCGAATGAAACCCTTGGGCTCAGGCTCTGCTCCTATCATAACCTCTATTTTCTTCTGGATTTGATGGAGAAAGTCCGAGGTGCCATTCGTGAGGACAGACTGCTTGATTTCAGGGAAGAATTTTTTGAACAATATGGCTTTAATAAGCCCAATGCAAAAAACTTTTAA
- the ruvB gene encoding Holliday junction branch migration DNA helicase RuvB, which produces MDERIVSGEPLEEEEMQELSLRPQRLHQYIGQNQVKDNLTVFIEAARMREEALDHVLLYGPPGLGKTTLATIISNELDVQIRTTSGPAIERPGDLAAVLTALEPGDVLFIDEIHRLNRAVEEVLYPAMEDFFLDIVIGKGPTARSVKLDLPPFTLVGATTRAGLLSAPLRDRFGVMSRLEYYTEDDLEVIVKRTAQVLDVVIEGDAAQEIARRSRGTPRVANRILRRVRDFAQVRGNGKITESLAKEALDLLQVDPLGLDHIDHKLLKNMIHSFKGGPVGLDTIAATVGEESDTIEDVYEPYLMQIGFLQRTPRGRMVTGLAYEHFQLEVPKP; this is translated from the coding sequence ATGGATGAGCGAATTGTCAGTGGTGAGCCTTTGGAAGAAGAGGAAATGCAGGAACTTTCTCTTCGTCCGCAACGGTTACATCAATACATTGGCCAAAATCAGGTCAAAGATAATCTGACAGTCTTTATCGAAGCGGCCAGGATGAGGGAAGAAGCGCTGGATCACGTGCTTCTTTATGGACCACCTGGCCTTGGGAAAACGACGCTTGCGACAATCATCTCCAATGAACTGGATGTGCAAATCCGTACGACTTCCGGTCCGGCGATCGAACGTCCTGGCGATCTGGCTGCCGTACTCACTGCCCTGGAACCAGGGGATGTGCTCTTTATCGATGAAATTCACCGGCTCAACCGGGCTGTGGAGGAAGTGCTCTACCCGGCGATGGAGGATTTCTTTTTGGACATCGTGATTGGCAAAGGCCCTACGGCAAGATCTGTCAAACTTGACTTGCCGCCGTTTACGCTGGTGGGAGCGACGACCCGTGCGGGACTTCTCTCTGCACCGCTTCGGGACCGTTTTGGTGTCATGAGCAGGCTGGAGTATTATACAGAAGACGATCTGGAAGTGATCGTAAAACGAACTGCACAGGTTTTGGATGTGGTCATTGAAGGAGATGCAGCTCAGGAGATCGCGCGGCGTTCGAGAGGGACCCCACGGGTAGCGAACCGGATCCTCCGTCGTGTACGTGATTTTGCACAGGTCAGAGGAAATGGCAAGATCACGGAATCCCTGGCGAAAGAGGCCCTGGATTTGCTTCAAGTCGATCCGTTGGGCCTTGACCATATTGATCATAAACTCTTGAAGAATATGATCCACAGCTTTAAAGGAGGGCCGGTCGGTCTGGATACCATTGCAGCGACAGTAGGGGAAGAATCAGATACGATTGAAGATGTGTATGAGCCGTATTTAATGCAGATTGGCTTTTTGCAACGGACCCCCCGGGGCCGGATGGTCACGGGGCTTGCTTATGAACATTTTCAATTGGAGGTGCCTAAGCCATGA
- the queA gene encoding tRNA preQ1(34) S-adenosylmethionine ribosyltransferase-isomerase QueA: MDVSAFDYELPEKLIAQTPLSNRAESKLLAMDRSTGELVHQQFCNVLDFLEPGDALVLNDTKVLPARLYGIKKDTGAKIEVLLLNEEDNHVWEALVKPAKRLKTGTEVSFGDGILEAVCTEELPEGRRRLKFHFEGVFHERLDELGEMPLPPYIQEQLEEKERYQTVYAKNLGSAAAPTAGLHFTPELLEDVRRKGANVVFLTLHVGLGTFRPVSVDTIEAHKMHAEFYQLSKESADVLNQTRKNGGRVIAVGTTSARTLETIARDHGGEIKPASGWTDIFIYPGFTFQGIDGLLTNFHLPKSTLVMLVSAFSKREYILNAYQSAIEKQYRFFSFGDAMLIADGVGTITKGEDHT; the protein is encoded by the coding sequence ATGGATGTATCTGCATTTGATTACGAATTACCAGAAAAACTGATCGCCCAGACCCCTTTATCCAACCGGGCCGAATCGAAATTACTCGCCATGGACCGCTCGACAGGGGAACTGGTTCATCAACAATTTTGCAATGTGCTGGATTTCCTCGAACCCGGGGATGCGCTTGTGTTGAATGATACGAAAGTACTTCCGGCAAGGTTGTATGGGATTAAAAAAGATACAGGAGCCAAAATCGAGGTCCTGCTTCTGAATGAAGAGGACAATCACGTCTGGGAAGCGTTGGTGAAACCAGCCAAACGCTTGAAAACAGGGACAGAGGTCTCGTTTGGGGACGGCATTCTGGAAGCGGTGTGCACGGAGGAATTACCGGAAGGCCGCCGCAGATTGAAGTTCCATTTTGAAGGTGTGTTTCATGAGCGGCTCGATGAACTCGGCGAAATGCCGCTGCCTCCTTATATCCAGGAGCAGCTGGAGGAGAAAGAGCGTTACCAGACCGTTTATGCGAAAAACCTTGGCAGTGCGGCGGCTCCGACAGCAGGGCTGCATTTTACGCCCGAACTGCTCGAAGATGTCCGCAGGAAAGGCGCAAATGTTGTATTTCTGACTTTGCATGTGGGTCTCGGGACGTTCAGGCCGGTTTCAGTGGATACGATTGAAGCACATAAGATGCACGCGGAGTTTTATCAGCTGTCAAAAGAATCTGCCGACGTGCTCAATCAGACCAGAAAAAACGGTGGCCGTGTGATTGCTGTCGGTACGACATCAGCGAGAACGCTTGAGACGATCGCAAGGGATCATGGTGGTGAAATCAAACCGGCATCCGGCTGGACGGATATTTTTATCTATCCAGGTTTTACATTTCAAGGGATCGACGGTCTGTTGACAAATTTTCATTTGCCGAAATCCACCCTCGTCATGCTCGTATCCGCATTTTCGAAGCGGGAATATATTCTCAATGCGTATCAATCAGCCATTGAAAAGCAGTACCGGTTCTTCAGTTTCGGCGATGCGATGCTGATCGCTGACGGTGTCGGAACCATAACAAAAGGAGAAGATCACACATGA
- the ruvA gene encoding Holliday junction branch migration protein RuvA → MIEQLRGRLILIETETITVDVQGVGYLIYCGNPYRFQEWMDEEITVYTCQHVREDAIRLYGFRYREERRLFEKMLQVSGIGPKGALAIATSEQPGNIVEAIESENEKFLVKFPGVGKKTARQMILDLQGKLGDLLPGLQDHPKTRSDAEPMPVDRSTSAHPELDEAMEALKALGYVERELNRVKPILKQEDLSTDAYIRRALQELLKL, encoded by the coding sequence ATGATTGAACAGCTAAGAGGCAGATTGATTCTCATTGAAACGGAAACCATTACTGTGGATGTCCAGGGTGTCGGGTATTTGATCTATTGCGGCAACCCGTACCGTTTTCAAGAGTGGATGGATGAAGAAATAACGGTATATACCTGTCAGCATGTCAGAGAAGATGCCATTCGCCTGTACGGTTTTCGCTACCGGGAGGAAAGGCGGTTGTTCGAAAAAATGCTTCAAGTCTCTGGGATCGGTCCCAAAGGGGCTCTTGCGATCGCGACTTCAGAACAGCCTGGTAATATCGTCGAAGCGATCGAATCGGAAAACGAAAAGTTCCTCGTGAAATTCCCGGGCGTCGGAAAGAAGACCGCAAGACAGATGATTCTGGATCTGCAGGGGAAGCTGGGTGACTTGCTTCCGGGGCTTCAGGATCATCCGAAAACCAGAAGTGACGCTGAGCCGATGCCGGTCGATCGTTCGACGTCTGCACATCCTGAACTCGATGAGGCGATGGAGGCACTGAAGGCACTCGGTTATGTGGAGCGTGAGTTAAATCGGGTGAAACCGATTCTGAAACAGGAGGACCTGTCAACGGATGCTTATATTCGCAGGGCCTTGCAGGAATTGTTGAAATTGTAA
- a CDS encoding DUF368 domain-containing protein, whose product MSAATVEGRDVTVNLKLIYYGALMGISNIIPGVSAGTIALIVGIYDELLVSVRDFFSPKIKRTLPFIVPLAVGVIGGILAFSWLIGWLLTHAFEPVQFFFLGLILGVLPFLFREADAKETFRIIHITLLLAVVALVMLMNVFAPEEGARTAYELTIQSGLWLFSAGIFASMSLLLPGLSGATVLLMFGVYGSAINALLTVDLAVILVLVAGIGIGFIVSSRVIAYVLLTHRTLTYAVIIGLLIGSLTIVFPGISGQIGMMLLSLLTFAGGFAIAFRLGKANDTKNREGVNPHDE is encoded by the coding sequence ATGTCAGCTGCTACAGTAGAAGGACGTGACGTGACAGTGAATCTGAAATTGATCTATTACGGTGCGCTGATGGGGATCAGCAATATCATTCCTGGTGTCAGTGCGGGCACGATCGCTTTAATTGTCGGCATTTATGACGAGCTCCTGGTATCCGTCCGGGATTTCTTCAGTCCGAAAATCAAGCGAACCTTACCGTTTATCGTTCCGCTTGCTGTCGGCGTTATCGGTGGGATTTTGGCGTTCAGCTGGCTGATCGGCTGGCTGTTGACACATGCTTTTGAACCGGTGCAGTTCTTTTTTCTTGGACTGATACTCGGTGTATTGCCGTTCTTATTCAGAGAAGCAGATGCCAAAGAGACATTCCGGATTATACATATTACACTGCTGCTCGCCGTTGTGGCTCTCGTGATGCTGATGAATGTCTTTGCACCGGAAGAAGGGGCGCGTACAGCATATGAGCTGACGATTCAAAGTGGCCTCTGGTTATTCTCAGCAGGAATTTTTGCCAGCATGTCCTTGCTCCTGCCAGGGTTGAGCGGTGCGACGGTTTTGTTAATGTTCGGTGTATACGGGTCTGCCATCAACGCGTTATTAACTGTTGATCTGGCTGTGATTCTCGTTTTAGTTGCCGGAATCGGCATTGGTTTTATTGTCAGCAGCAGAGTGATTGCCTATGTGCTGCTGACCCACAGAACCTTGACCTACGCAGTGATCATCGGGTTACTGATCGGATCGTTGACGATCGTATTTCCTGGTATCAGTGGCCAGATTGGAATGATGCTTTTGAGTCTGTTGACGTTTGCCGGAGGGTTTGCCATTGCTTTCCGGCTGGGGAAGGCAAATGATACCAAGAACAGGGAAGGTGTGAATCCGCATGACGAATGA
- the secD gene encoding protein translocase subunit SecD encodes MKKRRGVKKGHIAAFFAMIIALSILIAATVMDHVDDIRLGLDLQGGFEVLYEVEPYDEGTEITRDLLTDTVSALNARVDVLGVSEPSITIEGDNRIRVQLAGIDDQAAARELLSTEARLSFRDTEDELLMDGSDLVEGGARQSFEQDTNRPIVEVTIDDPGKFSDITSDISQRQPPENIMAIWLDYEEEDNYYDEIAKEDSKIVSAPRVPRPLSQSNIIQITGDFTVDSASELAGILNAGALPVSLDEVYSNSVGASLGERAMELAVFAGYIGVALIFGYMLMYYRFMGLIAVLTLSLYTYVVLVVFDWMNAVLTLPGIAALILGVGMAVDANIITFERIKDEMRSGKSVMSAFKAGSRRSLSTILDANITTILAASVLFYFGTSAVQGFALMLIVSILTSFLTAVLGARLFLGLWVNSRILNGKQKLFGVKEGEISEL; translated from the coding sequence ATGAAGAAACGACGGGGAGTGAAAAAAGGTCATATAGCTGCTTTCTTTGCCATGATTATTGCACTCAGCATATTGATTGCTGCGACGGTCATGGATCATGTGGACGACATTCGTCTCGGTCTTGATCTGCAAGGTGGTTTTGAAGTGCTCTATGAGGTGGAACCCTACGATGAAGGTACAGAGATTACCCGTGATCTATTAACAGATACCGTGTCAGCTTTGAATGCCCGAGTGGACGTGTTGGGTGTATCCGAACCGAGTATCACAATTGAAGGGGATAACCGGATCCGGGTTCAGCTGGCTGGGATCGACGATCAGGCTGCTGCACGGGAACTGTTATCCACAGAGGCGCGGTTGTCTTTTCGGGACACGGAAGATGAACTGTTAATGGATGGTTCTGACCTGGTTGAAGGCGGGGCAAGGCAGAGTTTCGAACAGGATACGAATCGGCCGATTGTGGAAGTCACCATTGATGATCCGGGTAAATTTTCAGACATCACCAGTGACATCAGTCAGCGTCAGCCGCCTGAGAACATCATGGCGATCTGGCTCGATTATGAAGAAGAAGACAATTATTACGATGAAATCGCCAAAGAAGATTCGAAAATCGTCTCTGCTCCAAGAGTACCGCGACCCCTCAGTCAGTCGAACATTATTCAGATTACCGGAGATTTCACCGTCGATTCAGCGTCGGAACTTGCAGGGATTCTGAATGCCGGTGCTTTGCCGGTATCCTTGGATGAAGTGTATTCCAACTCCGTCGGGGCATCTCTCGGTGAACGTGCCATGGAACTCGCGGTTTTTGCCGGGTATATCGGTGTGGCATTGATTTTTGGTTACATGTTGATGTATTACCGCTTCATGGGCCTCATTGCTGTATTGACCCTGTCACTCTATACGTACGTTGTACTGGTCGTCTTTGACTGGATGAACGCCGTCTTGACGTTGCCGGGAATTGCCGCATTGATTCTCGGGGTCGGTATGGCAGTGGATGCCAACATCATCACCTTTGAGCGGATCAAAGATGAAATGCGCTCAGGGAAATCGGTGATGAGTGCATTCAAAGCGGGGAGCAGGCGCTCATTGTCCACGATTCTAGACGCGAATATTACGACGATTCTTGCGGCCTCAGTATTGTTCTACTTTGGAACGAGTGCTGTACAAGGTTTCGCCTTGATGCTGATCGTCAGTATCCTGACCAGTTTCCTGACGGCTGTCCTTGGAGCCAGATTGTTCCTGGGTCTTTGGGTCAACAGCCGGATACTTAACGGCAAGCAGAAACTGTTCGGTGTAAAGGAGGGTGAAATCAGTGAACTTTAA
- the secF gene encoding protein translocase subunit SecF — protein sequence MNFKHWNTKIDFVKHRKKFFIASTSFILVGIILLMTVGLNLGIDFRSGTTIDILADEPVTEEEVMSEFEAVGYIPDDLTLAGDANEIGRAQFIGDLDQAETLEIQDHFAEVYGNVPTVSTVTPIVGEELARNAVISVLIASFGIILYVTFRFELLYGISAIVALFHDALLILIVFSILQMEVNIPFIAAVLTIVGYSINDTIVTFDRIRENMSYEKKIKGFEDVARVVNKSLIQTLARSINTVLTVVFAAGALLIFGGEGLRTFSLALVVGLVAGTYSSLFIAAQVFLELKTRQIKKLEEKRIKELQEQEEQAQKAETTSP from the coding sequence GTGAACTTTAAGCATTGGAATACAAAGATTGATTTTGTCAAACATCGTAAAAAGTTCTTCATTGCTTCGACCTCCTTTATTCTGGTAGGAATTATTCTTCTGATGACCGTCGGATTAAATTTAGGGATTGATTTTCGCAGCGGTACCACTATTGATATCCTCGCTGATGAACCGGTAACGGAAGAAGAAGTCATGAGTGAATTTGAAGCCGTCGGATACATCCCGGATGATTTGACGCTGGCAGGAGATGCCAATGAAATTGGACGAGCTCAGTTCATTGGTGACTTGGATCAGGCGGAAACCCTGGAGATTCAGGACCACTTTGCTGAAGTTTATGGTAATGTACCGACGGTGAGTACCGTGACCCCGATTGTCGGTGAAGAACTTGCCCGGAATGCAGTCATTTCCGTTTTAATTGCTTCATTTGGCATCATTCTCTATGTCACGTTCCGATTTGAACTGCTTTACGGAATCTCTGCGATCGTTGCTTTATTTCATGATGCATTGCTGATCTTAATTGTCTTCAGCATTTTGCAAATGGAGGTCAATATCCCCTTCATTGCCGCAGTGCTCACGATCGTCGGCTATTCGATCAATGATACGATTGTAACCTTCGACCGGATCAGGGAAAACATGTCCTATGAGAAGAAGATCAAAGGGTTTGAAGACGTGGCGCGTGTCGTCAACAAATCACTGATTCAAACGCTCGCCCGTTCAATCAATACCGTATTGACGGTTGTATTTGCCGCAGGTGCGTTACTCATCTTTGGTGGAGAGGGACTAAGAACTTTTTCCCTTGCACTGGTTGTCGGTCTCGTTGCAGGAACGTATTCGTCACTGTTTATCGCAGCTCAGGTTTTCCTGGAACTGAAAACACGCCAGATTAAGAAACTTGAAGAGAAGCGTATTAAAGAATTACAGGAACAAGAAGAACAAGCACAAAAAGCAGAAACCACTTCACCATAA
- the recJ gene encoding single-stranded-DNA-specific exonuclease RecJ yields MLQSQAKWLIPEWSEDQVKELAELTGLSHIAARFFVRRGITAKEDVMSFLHMDHRSLHDPFLLKGMEKTVERIIRAIADKEKILIFGDYDADGVTSTSMMYLTLKELDAVVSYYIPNRFTEGYGPNESAFRQAKDEGVALIITVDTGISGVHEALVAKELGVDLIITDHHEPPPALPDAFSVINPKQPGCSYPNPNLAGAGVAFKVIHALTGDVPDHLLDLVAIGTIADLVPLTGENRFLAKAGIEAIRHDCRPGVKALLNKAGADISELNEETIGFLIGPRLNAAGRLDSADPAAALLITADFSEAEELALFVDDLNRERQAIVKEISEEAIAQVEEQDIPPVLIVGKSGWNPGVIGIVASRLVETYYRPVIVLSFDEEKGVAKGSARSIEGFDMFKSLSTCRDILPHFGGHPMAAGLTMNLQDVDDLRGRLSELALETMSEDDWIRKLHVDLPVAIHEVTLEAIEDLQSMAPYGIGNPAPKVMLDEVQISAMRQIGATGDHLKFTLRDDASDRELDAIAFRKGELANAISMMSRLSVVGKLSINEWNGNRKPQFMVEDLRVSDWQLFDYRGNKKLFRQQHLLKRDKVTAVSFSHSFKSLTQELPEAWSRIELKGSLPDEEQVSQLKEAQEVVFIDLPINLNQVEAVLDKMEVLEKLYPVFLHEDSGRINTVPRREQFTELYKLFVHQGKIDMKRHAQTISKRKGWSMDHIRFMCKVFSELEFVTIENGIVHAVSKPDKRVLTDSALYQESLAKQGVEENLYYSSSTELKRWIDDVRNNRVAQLEDSSARQ; encoded by the coding sequence ATGCTACAATCACAGGCGAAATGGTTGATTCCCGAATGGTCGGAGGATCAGGTGAAGGAACTGGCTGAATTGACGGGGTTATCCCATATTGCCGCCCGCTTTTTTGTCCGGCGTGGCATCACTGCAAAAGAAGATGTGATGTCGTTTTTACATATGGACCATCGTTCCCTGCATGATCCATTCCTGTTGAAAGGGATGGAGAAAACGGTTGAACGAATCATTCGAGCGATTGCAGATAAAGAGAAAATACTGATTTTTGGAGATTATGATGCAGATGGTGTTACGAGTACATCCATGATGTACCTGACGCTTAAAGAACTGGATGCGGTGGTCAGTTACTATATTCCAAATCGTTTTACGGAAGGCTATGGACCAAACGAATCTGCATTTCGACAGGCCAAAGACGAAGGCGTTGCGTTAATCATAACGGTCGATACCGGGATTTCGGGCGTACATGAAGCGCTTGTCGCAAAAGAACTGGGTGTTGATCTGATTATTACGGATCATCACGAACCGCCGCCAGCATTGCCCGATGCGTTTTCTGTCATCAATCCGAAACAGCCGGGCTGCAGCTATCCGAATCCGAATCTCGCAGGAGCAGGTGTGGCATTCAAGGTCATTCATGCCTTGACCGGAGATGTCCCGGATCACCTCCTGGACCTGGTTGCCATTGGCACAATTGCCGATCTCGTGCCACTTACAGGGGAAAACCGTTTCCTCGCAAAAGCGGGGATCGAGGCGATCCGTCACGATTGCCGCCCGGGAGTGAAAGCACTCCTGAATAAAGCAGGTGCGGACATCAGTGAACTGAACGAAGAGACTATCGGATTTCTGATCGGTCCAAGGCTGAATGCTGCAGGAAGATTGGATTCTGCGGATCCAGCGGCGGCACTCTTGATAACCGCTGATTTTTCTGAAGCGGAAGAGCTGGCGCTTTTTGTCGATGATTTGAACCGCGAGCGACAGGCCATTGTCAAAGAAATCAGTGAAGAAGCGATTGCTCAGGTGGAGGAGCAGGACATTCCGCCGGTGTTGATTGTAGGAAAAAGTGGATGGAATCCGGGTGTCATCGGGATTGTTGCAAGCAGACTGGTCGAAACCTATTATCGACCGGTGATTGTGCTCAGTTTCGATGAGGAAAAAGGCGTCGCAAAAGGCTCTGCGAGAAGTATCGAAGGCTTTGATATGTTCAAGTCACTATCCACTTGCCGTGATATTCTGCCTCATTTTGGCGGACATCCGATGGCAGCGGGGCTGACGATGAACCTGCAGGATGTCGATGATTTACGGGGACGATTATCTGAGCTGGCGTTGGAGACCATGTCAGAGGATGACTGGATCCGAAAACTCCACGTGGATCTGCCGGTGGCTATACACGAAGTGACGCTTGAAGCCATTGAGGACCTTCAAAGCATGGCGCCCTATGGGATCGGCAACCCCGCACCGAAAGTAATGCTTGATGAGGTTCAAATCAGTGCGATGCGTCAAATTGGTGCAACGGGAGATCATTTGAAATTTACACTTCGAGATGATGCGTCAGACAGAGAGCTGGATGCCATTGCTTTTCGAAAAGGAGAGCTGGCGAATGCCATTTCCATGATGTCACGATTATCCGTTGTAGGAAAACTCAGTATCAATGAGTGGAACGGGAATCGAAAACCACAATTCATGGTGGAAGATCTTCGGGTGTCAGATTGGCAGCTGTTTGATTACCGCGGAAATAAAAAATTATTTCGTCAGCAGCACTTGTTAAAACGCGATAAAGTGACTGCCGTATCATTCAGTCATTCATTTAAAAGCCTGACACAAGAACTGCCTGAAGCCTGGTCGCGTATTGAATTAAAGGGGAGTTTGCCTGATGAAGAGCAGGTGAGCCAGCTGAAAGAAGCCCAGGAAGTAGTTTTTATCGATCTGCCAATCAACCTGAATCAGGTGGAGGCTGTACTTGATAAAATGGAAGTTCTGGAGAAATTATATCCGGTCTTTCTTCATGAGGATAGCGGCAGAATCAATACAGTTCCAAGGCGGGAACAGTTTACAGAGTTATATAAACTGTTTGTGCATCAGGGGAAGATTGATATGAAACGTCACGCCCAAACGATCAGTAAACGCAAGGGCTGGTCCATGGATCATATTCGGTTCATGTGTAAGGTGTTTTCTGAGCTGGAGTTTGTTACAATTGAAAATGGCATTGTACATGCTGTTTCCAAACCGGATAAACGGGTGTTAACCGATTCGGCATTGTACCAGGAAAGTTTGGCAAAACAAGGGGTGGAGGAAAACTTGTATTATTCCTCAAGCACTGAATTGAAGCGATGGATCGATGATGTCAGAAACAATCGCGTTGCTCAATTGGAAGATTCTTCTGCCCGCCAATGA
- the yajC gene encoding preprotein translocase subunit YajC → MELFGALLPLLLMFAIFYFLLIRPQQKRQKKIQEMHQSLQKGDRVITIGGMHGTIDAIDEDKIVMNVNGSDKLTFDRQAVREVINPD, encoded by the coding sequence ATGGAATTATTCGGCGCGTTACTTCCGCTGTTGCTGATGTTTGCGATCTTCTATTTCCTGTTGATCCGTCCACAGCAAAAGCGTCAGAAGAAGATTCAGGAAATGCATCAATCTCTTCAAAAGGGAGATAGAGTGATTACGATCGGTGGCATGCACGGAACCATCGATGCAATTGATGAGGATAAAATCGTTATGAATGTGAATGGGTCAGACAAGTTGACCTTTGATCGTCAGGCTGTACGTGAAGTGATCAATCCGGACTGA
- a CDS encoding DUF2905 domain-containing protein, whose translation MMDVPRLLITGGIILIVIGVIWHFGGRFLPLGKLPGDFLFSRGNTTIYFPLMTSIIISIILSLALYLYSQR comes from the coding sequence ATGATGGATGTGCCTCGTTTACTGATCACGGGAGGGATTATTCTCATAGTGATCGGTGTGATCTGGCATTTTGGCGGCAGATTTCTGCCACTCGGCAAATTGCCCGGAGATTTTCTGTTTTCCCGTGGAAATACGACGATTTATTTTCCGCTGATGACATCGATCATCATCAGCATAATCCTGTCTCTGGCATTATATCTATACAGCCAGCGATAA
- a CDS encoding post-transcriptional regulator — protein sequence MTNEQWGYWRLKLEPVLKSKQEEWIHFGHSEVTEQVVWDLFITRLEKKKEKPETIHVHWLVQELMHLSVNDYMTTLTVDALKGPDLFADGKALDLRSDRERALTEEQDHAGH from the coding sequence ATGACGAATGAACAGTGGGGTTACTGGAGATTGAAGCTTGAGCCGGTATTGAAAAGTAAACAGGAAGAATGGATCCACTTCGGTCATTCCGAGGTAACCGAGCAAGTCGTTTGGGATTTATTTATCACACGTCTTGAGAAAAAGAAAGAGAAGCCGGAAACCATTCACGTGCACTGGCTGGTTCAGGAACTGATGCATTTGTCTGTCAATGATTATATGACGACACTGACAGTCGATGCTTTGAAAGGACCTGATTTGTTTGCGGATGGCAAAGCACTGGATCTTCGTTCAGATCGCGAACGTGCGTTGACAGAAGAACAGGATCATGCTGGTCATTGA